The Pecten maximus chromosome 11, xPecMax1.1, whole genome shotgun sequence genome has a segment encoding these proteins:
- the LOC117338212 gene encoding LOW QUALITY PROTEIN: histamine H3 receptor-like (The sequence of the model RefSeq protein was modified relative to this genomic sequence to represent the inferred CDS: deleted 1 base in 1 codon), whose amino-acid sequence MSEIHMNFWKMNEDEASSTMKSNEELYYPRSDADNALFINENFSRHLITAESEPGLVVETEDDQLSLWLAAVPLIAMVVVNVLANGAIILIFIKKRCIRRCRNIYILSIAVADFLIGLSMPLSIVETLSRKWIFWPFSCWIFLMVRYSLFFISFISIILLTLDRWWSINFPFSYRVRQSRTMATIIVVCSGLSVSSFTFPSSSAGRTFDATTGVKSETYCRVPLKRNFIFTICAFVLEYLTPLTCLIFLNFGIYFKLSRRRNTKKLRRSMSTSDTYMLYSRKTSSDSGGSNSFNNNNNFDDAPSDVTLYTNMPDVRRHSVYLYTSRRSSSSLYKVPKNSLGNFNRAHQNSRRVSVDTASLIKSNRNNHCVVQQKPSFPSRKQSDDIVKDFLGRQDKKAILSLGLLTLVASVCWTPYTLSSVVSAFCPSCIPSWLSVFFYWILAANSTINPFLYGIGNPDFRKVLRTWMACFTQHGINMDNETLLYCQLQQNCELETLREYNVLQLKNSSL is encoded by the exons ATGAGTGAAATCCACATGAACTTCTGGAAAATGAACGAAGACGAAGCCAGTTCTACAATGAAATCAAACGAGGAGTTGTATTACCCACGGAGTGATGCTGATAATGCCCTCTTCATCAATGAAAACTTCTCTCGTCATCTCATCACAGCTGAGAGTGAACCCGGACTTGTCGTTGAAACTGAGGATGATCAACTCAGTTTATGGCTTGCGGCTGTTCCGCTCATCGCCATGGTCGTGGTCAACGTATTGGCAAATGGTGCCATTATACTCATATTCATTAAAAAGCGGTGCATTCGAAGATGTcggaatatatatattctaagtATTGCTGTTGCAGACTTTCTGATCGGACTATCAATGCCGCTGTCAATTGTTGAGACTTTAAGCCGGAAGTGGATATTCTGGCCTTTTTCGTGTTGGATTTTTCTCATGGTAAGATACTCACTTTTTTTCATCTCTTTCATCAGTATTATACTGCTAACTCTCGATCGCTGGTGGTCTATCAACTTTCCATTTTCTTACCGGGTACGTCAAAGCAGAACAATGGCCACCATAATTGTAGTGTGTTC TGGTTTGTCAGTTTCATCCTTCACATTCCCCTCATCCTCGGCTGGGAGAACTTTTGACGCCACGACAGGAGTCAAATCAGAGACATATTGTCGTGTGCCACTAAAGAGAAACTTCATCTTTACTATTTGCGCATTTGTACTGGAATATCTTACCCCACTCACGTGCCTCATCTTCCTGAACtttggaatttattttaaactttCAAGGAGAAGAAATACAAAGAAGTTAAGAAGGTCAATGAGTACGTCAGATACTTATATGTTGTACAGCAGGAAAACGTCTTCAGATTCCGGCGGCAGTAATAGCTTtaataacaacaacaatttTGATGACGCGCCGTCAGATGTGACGTTGTACACAAATATGCCTGACGTCAGACGTCACAGCGTTTATTTGTACACATCACGCCGATCGTCTTCTTCTCTTTATAAAGTGCCTAAGAATTCTTTGGGCAATTTCAACCGAGCTCATCAAAATAGTCGACGAGTTTCTGTAGACACTGCCTCTCTTATCAAATCCAACAGGAACAACCATTGTGTTGTTCAGCAAAAGCCAAGCTTTCCTTCGCGCAAGCAGAGTGACGATATCGTTAAGGACTTCTTAGGACGACAGGACAAAAAGGCAATATTGTCTTTGGGACTTTTGACATTGGTGGCATCTGTGTGTTGGACTCCATACACACTAAGTAGTGTGGTAAGCGCTTTTTGTCCATCATGTATTCCATCTTGGCTATCTGTATTCTTCTATTGGATACTGGCGGCTAATTCCACAATCAACCCGTTCCTGTACGGAATCGGAAATCCGGACTTTCGAAAGGTGCTGCGAACATGGATGGCTTGCTTTACGCAGCATGGTATTAATATGGACAACGAAACGTTGTTGTATTGTCAACTGCAACAGAACTGTGAGCTTGAGACTCTCCGAGAATACAACGTGCTTCAATTAAAGAACAGTTCTTTGTGA